A region of Paenibacillus thiaminolyticus DNA encodes the following proteins:
- a CDS encoding acyltransferase codes for MATGREKLSEVQLVRAMAIIGVLSVHSTSFATLQMKESNFYWMYSFMNIFMKIGTPTFLFLSSFVLFYNYFSRPLDSKLIGNFYKKRLKYIIIPYCLFSVFYFVMLHFTHYRDRALDETLIKFFTQLATGKAYTHLYFVFISIQFYLLFPICLWLFKRKPAIAKWSIPLGLAIQWGFILLNKYALQVPNKGSWSLAYMSYFMLGAFLGIYYPKLKSWLIISRDNATAPRVMSWIALWTVGLCAGLGHVYIWHTTRLYGANYNSLLYELLWNVHTYTFAIMAFQIAFLLRRHAWPWLVNGMHRLGEISFGIYLVHPFFLFVYRNFPPHTSKSPLLHMWYAGGFLSALILSWITVSLTVRFVPQSWLIFGSTPPRKKSKPAQGVAASG; via the coding sequence ATGGCAACCGGACGTGAAAAGCTGTCCGAGGTGCAGCTTGTGCGCGCGATGGCGATCATTGGCGTACTATCCGTTCACTCGACGTCATTTGCGACGCTGCAGATGAAGGAGTCTAATTTTTACTGGATGTACAGCTTCATGAATATATTTATGAAGATTGGCACACCGACATTTTTATTTCTGAGCAGCTTCGTGCTATTCTACAATTACTTTTCGAGGCCTTTGGATTCCAAGCTCATCGGCAATTTCTACAAAAAACGGCTAAAGTACATTATCATTCCGTATTGTTTATTTTCGGTCTTTTACTTCGTCATGTTGCATTTTACTCATTACCGGGACCGCGCCCTGGACGAGACGCTCATCAAATTTTTCACCCAGCTGGCTACGGGCAAGGCGTATACGCATCTATACTTCGTCTTCATCAGCATCCAATTCTATCTGCTGTTCCCGATTTGCCTGTGGCTCTTCAAGCGGAAGCCGGCCATCGCCAAATGGAGCATTCCACTCGGACTGGCTATTCAGTGGGGCTTCATCCTGCTTAATAAATACGCGCTTCAGGTGCCGAACAAAGGGAGCTGGTCGCTCGCGTATATGTCCTACTTCATGCTGGGCGCCTTCCTGGGCATCTACTATCCGAAGCTGAAGAGCTGGCTCATCATCAGCCGGGACAATGCGACTGCGCCGCGTGTCATGTCCTGGATCGCCTTGTGGACAGTGGGATTATGCGCCGGACTCGGTCATGTGTACATCTGGCATACGACACGGCTGTATGGCGCCAACTACAACTCGCTCTTATATGAATTGCTGTGGAATGTACACACCTATACCTTCGCGATTATGGCGTTTCAGATCGCATTTCTGCTTCGCCGTCACGCTTGGCCGTGGCTCGTTAACGGAATGCATCGGCTTGGGGAAATCTCATTCGGCATTTATTTGGTTCATCCGTTCTTTTTGTTCGTCTATCGTAATTTCCCGCCGCATACGTCGAAATCGCCGCTCTTGCATATGTGGTATGCCGGCGGATTCTTGTCGGCTCTTATCTTGTCCTGGATTACGGTCTCGCTGACAGTGCGTTTCGTGCCTCAGTCGTGGCTTATCTTCGGGAGCACGCCACCACGGAAGAAGAGCAAGCCTGCACAGGGCGTGGCCGCGAGCGGCTAA
- a CDS encoding patatin-like phospholipase family protein — protein sequence MKINAVFEGGGVKGISLSGAVQAAENYGFSFHRVAGTSSGAVVAALIAAGYSAEEMRHLMMEMPFSSFLHSAPIFQVKWIGPAMRMLLKKGLYSGERLEYWIHQRLLEKGVRSFGDIKPGRLRIIASDISNGRLLVLPDDIKQYGIDPNRFLVSRAVRMSTSIPYFFDPVIIRQSFQSAMRKSKPFNKQFSYIVDGGLLSNFPLWLFDEDAAGGGKNCIPTIGFQMVGKSENQPHRISGLLSMLQAIFGTMMSAHDQRYIEKHNQYRTIKIPTLGIGTTDFDLTLEQSMALFNSGLESGTEFFKSWDFGKYREMFQAFHSVVHKI from the coding sequence ATGAAAATAAATGCTGTTTTTGAAGGCGGCGGCGTCAAAGGCATTTCGTTGTCCGGAGCGGTGCAGGCCGCCGAGAACTACGGATTTTCCTTTCATCGCGTAGCCGGAACTTCTTCGGGTGCCGTCGTGGCCGCGCTCATCGCTGCAGGCTACTCGGCGGAAGAGATGCGCCATCTCATGATGGAGATGCCATTCTCCTCCTTTTTGCATAGCGCTCCGATTTTTCAAGTCAAATGGATTGGGCCGGCCATGCGGATGCTGCTGAAAAAAGGTCTGTATTCCGGAGAACGGCTCGAATACTGGATCCATCAGCGGCTGCTGGAAAAAGGGGTTCGGAGCTTCGGGGACATCAAGCCCGGCCGGCTGCGCATTATCGCTTCGGATATTTCCAATGGCCGGCTGCTCGTGCTTCCCGACGATATTAAGCAGTACGGGATCGATCCGAACCGGTTTCTCGTAAGCCGGGCCGTGCGGATGAGCACCAGTATCCCGTATTTTTTTGATCCCGTTATCATCCGTCAGTCCTTCCAATCGGCCATGCGCAAGAGCAAGCCCTTCAATAAGCAGTTCTCCTATATCGTCGATGGAGGCTTGCTGAGCAATTTTCCGCTATGGCTGTTCGATGAGGACGCGGCGGGCGGGGGGAAAAACTGTATTCCGACGATCGGATTCCAGATGGTAGGGAAGAGCGAGAACCAGCCGCACCGGATCTCCGGCCTGCTGTCGATGCTGCAAGCGATTTTCGGCACGATGATGTCCGCTCATGATCAGCGGTATATCGAGAAGCATAATCAGTACCGGACCATCAAAATTCCGACGCTTGGCATCGGCACGACTGATTTCGATCTCACGTTGGAGCAGAGCATGGCGTTATTCAATTCCGGTCTGGAGTCTGGCACCGAGTTCTTTAAGAGCTGGGATTTCGGGAAATATAGAGAGATGTTTCAAGCTTTTCATAGTGTGGTTCATAAAATATAG
- a CDS encoding family 10 glycosylhydrolase, which produces MTIWRRLLSGTMAALLLGAGLAAPAKAAADDITIYFDQKRLVTDVAPYLVPGKNVTMLPFRAVGEAVGATVGWDKSKQEVEFRKDDTVIQLTIGSETALVNGEKVALDAGAQMRDSRTMVPLRFIGENTGLTVNWNQQDRRVNLLTGESGSQGNTGSNGNTGSQGHAGAEEEIHTEGLRGTWISTVYNIDWPADPRKGANPEQQKKQYSEMLDKLQGMGLNAVFVQVRPTSDAFFPSKLLPWSEWLTGKQGQDPGYDPLAYMIEETHRRGMEFHAWFNPFRISVQGDIAKLAADHPAKQHPDWVVKHGGKLMYDPGVPEARQFIVDTIMEVVNGYDIDGVHLDDYFYPYGQASEPFRDDASYKAYNKVFNNKGDWRRNNVNQFIEQLNGEIKASKANIRFGVSPFGVWRNASLDPTGSNTKAGVNTYDDLYADTRTWIKHGWIDYIAPQIYWHIGHSAADYKTLVDWWVKETAGTGVDLYIGHAAYKLADAKEKDWFSADVLIRQLDYNKQYDSVAGSIFFSAKDLLNNTKDVAARLKQYYEQ; this is translated from the coding sequence ATGACAATCTGGAGACGCCTCCTGTCGGGAACGATGGCGGCGCTGCTGCTCGGGGCCGGATTGGCGGCGCCTGCGAAGGCAGCGGCGGACGACATTACCATTTATTTCGATCAGAAGAGGCTTGTCACGGACGTGGCGCCTTACCTGGTGCCGGGGAAGAACGTAACAATGCTTCCGTTCCGGGCCGTCGGGGAAGCGGTCGGTGCGACGGTAGGCTGGGACAAGAGCAAGCAGGAGGTGGAGTTCCGCAAGGATGACACCGTCATCCAGCTCACAATCGGCAGCGAGACGGCGCTCGTCAATGGAGAGAAGGTGGCGCTGGACGCCGGAGCGCAAATGCGGGATAGCCGGACGATGGTGCCGCTGCGGTTCATCGGGGAGAACACGGGCCTAACCGTCAATTGGAATCAGCAGGATCGCAGGGTGAACCTGTTAACGGGCGAGTCAGGCTCTCAAGGCAATACCGGATCAAATGGCAATACAGGCTCGCAAGGCCATGCAGGAGCGGAAGAAGAAATACATACCGAGGGCTTAAGAGGCACTTGGATTTCCACGGTATATAACATTGACTGGCCGGCCGATCCCCGTAAAGGGGCCAACCCGGAGCAGCAGAAGAAGCAATATTCCGAGATGCTGGACAAGCTGCAAGGCATGGGCTTAAACGCGGTCTTCGTGCAGGTGAGACCGACATCGGACGCCTTCTTCCCTTCGAAGCTTCTTCCGTGGTCGGAATGGCTGACGGGCAAGCAGGGGCAGGACCCCGGCTATGATCCGCTCGCTTATATGATCGAAGAGACCCACCGCCGGGGAATGGAGTTCCATGCCTGGTTCAATCCGTTCCGGATCAGTGTGCAGGGAGACATCGCGAAGCTGGCCGCCGATCATCCGGCGAAGCAGCATCCGGATTGGGTCGTCAAGCATGGCGGCAAGCTGATGTATGATCCGGGCGTGCCGGAAGCGCGCCAGTTCATTGTCGATACGATTATGGAAGTCGTGAACGGATACGATATCGACGGAGTCCATCTGGATGATTATTTCTATCCGTACGGACAGGCTTCCGAGCCTTTCCGTGACGATGCTTCCTACAAAGCGTACAACAAAGTATTCAACAACAAAGGCGACTGGCGCCGCAACAATGTCAATCAGTTCATTGAGCAATTGAATGGAGAAATTAAGGCGAGCAAGGCGAATATCCGCTTCGGGGTCAGCCCGTTCGGGGTATGGCGCAATGCGAGTCTTGATCCGACAGGTTCGAATACGAAGGCCGGCGTGAACACCTATGATGACCTGTACGCCGATACGCGCACCTGGATTAAGCACGGCTGGATTGATTACATCGCGCCGCAAATTTATTGGCATATCGGCCACTCGGCAGCAGACTACAAGACGCTGGTCGACTGGTGGGTGAAGGAGACGGCAGGAACCGGCGTCGATCTGTATATCGGGCATGCCGCTTACAAGCTCGCGGACGCGAAGGAGAAGGACTGGTTCAGCGCCGATGTGCTTATCCGCCAACTGGACTACAACAAGCAGTATGACAGCGTGGCCGGCAGCATTTTCTTCAGCGCGAAGGATTTACTGAACAACACGAAGGATGTGGCTGCGCGGCTGAAGCAGTATTATGAGCAATAA
- a CDS encoding stalk domain-containing protein yields MKRNKSCSLKLIAFSTVLAWQLLFPFAAAEASDASHVLALTADKATMSHNGQEVVADQPVVEKDNLAYIPLKSVALLYGFSVTYDADTKETAASKEDMTLRFKAGAKTIDVNGTAVESAGDIFSQKGSLMIPLRTWANIMESDLKVSGSEYMLSWTEAIAEPSPPVAKFTTDKTVYRMGENIVYEDMSEDEHSEIVKRTWTGKAPAFFEPGEHEVTLRVENEHGKSDMITHKITVTNDSLYTPYEHGMLYAEPGSKFPVDRNDVLVYEPVIYTTTTSPMTFVRSNSPEHLYGEEGIGYRDTLSGSFRINIHNQNRSQQDISVYLLATNHGTTDANVTLNAFGMGGPTKYVSTSGKTAVSRFLDSLAKSEPARTMKVPAGESVVVLPEISKSPMKGGLTMTSYSEIHTDQELEFSVVILNPEKDPIEALPELPVLERDGKHVRGTFPEGNRTFHVNQVLGAKPQRMIIGDNDLDTFVTGSDSVTGLEEVNIGNTGVLYDIELQVAPHTLVGLNARGGHYAGAFLVNGKVVNMLDGSILINPEEAGVLHRTGDQEETVHLTFVLASGSNLPIHMLFLPIPEAKE; encoded by the coding sequence ATGAAACGCAACAAATCATGTAGTCTGAAACTTATCGCATTCAGTACGGTTCTGGCTTGGCAGCTACTATTTCCATTCGCTGCCGCAGAGGCCTCCGATGCAAGCCATGTGCTTGCTTTAACAGCCGATAAAGCCACGATGTCTCATAATGGACAAGAGGTTGTCGCCGATCAGCCCGTTGTCGAAAAGGACAACTTGGCGTATATTCCCCTGAAGAGCGTGGCGCTCCTCTACGGATTCTCGGTAACCTATGATGCCGATACCAAGGAAACGGCAGCCAGCAAAGAAGACATGACGCTCCGGTTCAAAGCAGGCGCGAAAACAATTGATGTCAACGGAACGGCAGTGGAATCGGCAGGAGATATTTTCAGCCAGAAGGGCAGCCTAATGATACCGCTTCGCACTTGGGCCAACATTATGGAGAGCGATCTGAAGGTGTCCGGCTCGGAATATATGCTTTCCTGGACAGAGGCCATCGCCGAGCCCTCCCCTCCCGTCGCCAAGTTCACAACGGACAAAACTGTCTACCGAATGGGCGAAAATATTGTGTATGAGGATATGAGCGAGGACGAGCATAGCGAGATCGTGAAGCGGACCTGGACAGGCAAAGCGCCCGCCTTCTTCGAACCCGGAGAGCATGAAGTTACGCTTCGGGTCGAGAACGAACATGGAAAGAGCGATATGATCACTCATAAGATAACCGTTACCAATGATTCCCTATATACCCCGTACGAGCACGGGATGCTCTACGCTGAGCCCGGAAGCAAATTTCCGGTTGACCGCAACGACGTCCTTGTCTATGAACCGGTCATTTATACGACAACGACAAGTCCAATGACCTTCGTCCGCAGCAATAGTCCGGAGCATCTGTATGGGGAGGAAGGCATCGGTTACCGGGATACGCTCTCGGGAAGCTTCCGGATTAACATCCACAATCAGAATCGTTCGCAGCAAGATATTTCCGTATACTTGCTGGCGACGAATCATGGCACCACCGATGCCAATGTCACGCTCAACGCATTCGGAATGGGCGGCCCGACCAAATATGTGTCCACCAGCGGCAAAACCGCCGTATCACGGTTCCTGGACTCACTCGCTAAGTCCGAACCGGCCCGGACGATGAAGGTGCCGGCCGGCGAGTCGGTCGTTGTCCTGCCAGAGATCAGCAAATCTCCGATGAAGGGCGGCTTGACCATGACATCCTATTCCGAAATTCATACGGATCAAGAACTTGAATTCTCGGTTGTCATCCTCAATCCGGAGAAGGATCCGATCGAAGCGCTGCCGGAGCTTCCCGTGCTGGAGCGGGACGGCAAACATGTGCGCGGAACGTTCCCTGAAGGTAACCGCACGTTCCACGTCAATCAAGTGCTCGGCGCCAAGCCGCAGCGGATGATTATCGGGGACAATGATCTCGATACATTCGTGACAGGTTCCGATAGCGTCACCGGCCTTGAGGAGGTCAATATCGGGAACACCGGGGTGCTCTATGATATAGAGCTGCAGGTTGCCCCGCACACCCTTGTCGGGCTGAATGCGCGCGGCGGACATTATGCAGGCGCCTTCCTCGTGAACGGCAAAGTCGTAAATATGTTGGACGGAAGCATACTTATCAATCCGGAAGAAGCCGGGGTTCTCCACCGGACAGGAGATCAAGAGGAGACGGTCCATCTGACCTTCGTGCTGGCCTCGGGAAGCAATCTTCCGATCCATATGTTGTTCTTGCCGATACCGGAAGCAAAAGAATAG
- the mntR gene encoding transcriptional regulator MntR, with the protein MPTPSMEDYLERIYKLIDEKGYARVSDIAEGLEVHPSSVTKMIQKLDKDQYLIYEKYRGLVLTSKGKKIGKRLVDRHHLLEEFLEMIGVQHENIYTDVEGIEHHLSWDSITCIEALVEYFKRDPERIRDLVGVRGELENESS; encoded by the coding sequence ATGCCTACGCCAAGCATGGAAGATTATTTGGAACGCATTTATAAGTTGATTGATGAGAAAGGGTACGCCCGTGTATCGGATATTGCGGAAGGGCTGGAGGTACATCCATCTTCCGTCACGAAGATGATTCAGAAGCTGGATAAGGATCAATATCTGATCTATGAGAAATACCGCGGGCTCGTGCTGACGAGCAAGGGCAAAAAAATCGGCAAACGGCTTGTAGATCGCCACCATCTGCTCGAGGAATTCCTGGAGATGATCGGCGTGCAGCATGAGAACATCTACACGGATGTGGAAGGAATCGAGCATCACTTGAGCTGGGATTCCATTACGTGCATCGAAGCGCTTGTCGAATATTTCAAGCGTGACCCCGAGCGCATCAGGGATCTTGTCGGCGTACGCGGCGAATTAGAGAACGAATCTTCGTAA
- a CDS encoding DUF1385 domain-containing protein — protein sequence MSEQQNRSIYGGQAVIEGVMFAGKHVNVTAVRRKNKEITFYEVPREDKPWLTALKKIPFIRGFVSLLDASGKGYQHLTYAAEKYAEDEEGEEAAEQGKDDGKWNLVMIIGVAAVGVLSLIFSKVIFTAVPVVIEQFLFGKAFDNRVIHTLIEGIIKIIFLLAYLWLIAKTPIIRRLFQYHGAEHKVISAYEAGLELTVKNVQKFSTLHYRCGSSFIILSVIVGVVIYSFIPYDNLWERIYPRLLLIPVVMGVAYEFLRLTNALRDVPVLRWLGYPGLWLQMLTTKQPTDDQVEVSIASFNRMRELDQELTAKKAAS from the coding sequence TTGTCTGAACAGCAAAACCGGTCAATTTATGGCGGACAGGCCGTTATCGAGGGCGTCATGTTCGCTGGCAAGCATGTCAATGTGACAGCGGTCCGCCGTAAAAATAAGGAAATCACTTTTTATGAAGTTCCGCGCGAAGACAAGCCTTGGCTTACCGCATTGAAGAAGATTCCCTTTATTCGCGGGTTCGTCAGCCTGCTGGACGCGAGCGGCAAAGGGTATCAGCACTTGACTTATGCGGCGGAGAAGTACGCCGAGGATGAAGAAGGAGAGGAGGCGGCCGAACAAGGCAAAGACGATGGTAAATGGAATCTCGTCATGATTATCGGGGTCGCAGCCGTCGGCGTTCTGTCGCTTATTTTCAGCAAGGTCATCTTTACCGCCGTCCCTGTCGTCATCGAGCAATTTTTATTCGGAAAAGCATTCGATAATCGGGTCATTCATACGCTGATTGAAGGAATTATTAAAATTATTTTCCTGCTTGCCTACTTGTGGCTAATCGCCAAGACGCCGATTATACGAAGACTGTTCCAGTACCACGGCGCGGAACATAAGGTGATCAGCGCTTATGAAGCAGGGCTGGAGCTGACGGTGAAGAATGTACAGAAGTTCAGCACGCTTCATTACCGCTGCGGCAGCAGCTTTATCATTTTATCGGTCATCGTAGGTGTCGTCATTTACTCCTTCATTCCATATGATAATTTATGGGAACGGATTTATCCTCGACTCCTGCTTATCCCTGTCGTCATGGGCGTAGCTTATGAGTTCCTCCGCCTGACCAATGCGCTGAGAGATGTTCCCGTGCTGCGCTGGCTCGGCTACCCCGGCTTGTGGCTGCAGATGCTGACGACGAAGCAGCCGACCGACGATCAAGTGGAAGTATCCATCGCTTCGTTCAACCGAATGCGCGAGTTGGATCAGGAGTTAACCGCGAAGAAAGCGGCCTCCTGA
- a CDS encoding sensor histidine kinase, with protein MGKPKSANLIRTVRWKFLLVFLGSVSLTAFIMLLGRLLASYLLLEPPYNEPLIWAVNNIGSKPIMIVTGIGTFLLFYFLFSRPLIRYLNEIEYGLQEIAKGQFDYAIPVKSSDEIGSIASRINVLSEELNSYLQEITYGLQEIAKGQFEHVIPVKPANDLGLVAESINHMSAQLYHSIQEERNAEKTKNDLITGVSHDLRTPLTSILGFLELIENDRYHDEVELRYYVNIAYEKALSLKYLIDDLFEFTRINNGLPLELTELDMTSFIRQLAEEFVPSLENSGMMCRINAPSEPLYIMADGDRLVRSYENLISNAIQYGKAGKYVDIELGKEEDQIYVKITNYGDPISERDLPYIFDRFYRAEQSRSKETGGTGLGLAITKSIIEVHGGKISVTSDRNKTTFTTRFPCA; from the coding sequence ATGGGAAAACCGAAAAGCGCCAACCTCATCCGCACCGTCCGCTGGAAGTTCCTGCTCGTGTTCCTGGGGAGCGTGAGCCTGACCGCATTCATCATGCTGCTTGGCCGCTTGCTGGCCTCGTACTTGCTGTTAGAGCCTCCTTACAACGAACCGCTCATCTGGGCGGTGAACAACATCGGCTCTAAACCGATCATGATCGTGACGGGTATTGGAACGTTTCTACTGTTTTATTTTTTGTTCAGCCGTCCCCTCATTCGTTATTTGAACGAGATAGAATACGGGCTTCAGGAGATTGCCAAGGGACAATTCGATTATGCCATCCCAGTTAAATCGTCGGATGAAATTGGATCGATTGCCTCTCGGATTAACGTGTTGTCCGAAGAGTTGAACAGCTATTTGCAAGAGATTACCTACGGACTGCAAGAGATCGCCAAGGGGCAATTCGAGCACGTCATTCCAGTGAAGCCTGCCAACGATCTCGGCCTGGTCGCCGAGAGCATCAATCATATGAGCGCCCAGCTATATCACTCGATACAGGAGGAGCGCAATGCCGAGAAAACGAAGAACGATCTAATTACGGGCGTTTCCCATGACCTGCGTACCCCGCTGACGTCGATTCTCGGCTTCCTGGAGCTAATCGAAAATGACCGGTACCACGATGAAGTCGAATTGCGGTATTATGTTAATATTGCATATGAGAAAGCATTAAGCTTAAAATATTTGATCGATGACCTATTCGAATTCACGCGCATCAACAACGGACTTCCTCTCGAATTGACCGAGCTGGACATGACCAGCTTCATCCGGCAGCTGGCGGAGGAATTCGTGCCGAGTCTGGAGAATTCCGGCATGATGTGCCGAATCAATGCCCCATCCGAGCCACTGTACATCATGGCGGATGGAGACCGTCTTGTCCGATCGTATGAAAATCTCATCTCTAATGCGATCCAATACGGCAAGGCTGGGAAATATGTCGATATTGAGCTCGGCAAAGAAGAGGATCAGATTTATGTGAAGATAACCAATTACGGCGATCCGATATCGGAGAGGGATCTGCCATATATATTCGACCGCTTCTATCGGGCGGAGCAGTCCCGGTCCAAGGAGACCGGCGGGACCGGCTTGGGACTGGCCATTACGAAGAGCATTATTGAGGTTCACGGCGGGAAAATCTCGGTGACGAGCGATCGCAACAAGACGACATTTACGACTCGCTTCCCATGCGCCTGA
- a CDS encoding polysaccharide deacetylase family protein produces the protein MKARLLYPVKIAFALLSLFVMLQGCGLNRSVKEVAFIINGQQLEKPVSVVIDDGTLMVRASSDQIWKELGMSIVEYAPPESSSVYYSDQVAVLMYHQLVDQPDKTKPHLLPVDQFEQQMKLLKERGFHVISMDEYVDFMTGGAAIPDNAVLLTFDDGYETFYTHAFPILQKFGYTATNFVIVASIDNQTGKPKLSWDQMREMKQAGMSFYSHTYNSHRQGPINATGKEKPMLSRHLYLKDQDRIETDEEYIGRITGDLATAEKRLREELGNTRSIVAFPYGAYNQDVLRVLDTLNIELSFTIKPGMTGREDRNAFRFNAGTIKQTPEELIKLLSEGGYTKKKKDNEVRVRINGKNVNFTKKQPIREEGDILIPLRELCKMYSIEINWNNSQNTVALKTTPVAEDSPADPGSDGVSSP, from the coding sequence ATGAAAGCCCGCTTATTATACCCTGTAAAAATCGCATTTGCACTTCTATCTTTATTCGTGATGCTGCAAGGCTGCGGCTTGAACCGAAGCGTAAAGGAGGTTGCATTCATTATAAATGGACAACAGTTGGAGAAGCCCGTCTCTGTTGTCATTGATGATGGAACTCTGATGGTCCGGGCATCCTCCGATCAGATCTGGAAGGAATTAGGCATGTCAATTGTTGAATATGCCCCGCCAGAATCGTCTTCTGTCTACTATTCGGACCAGGTTGCCGTATTGATGTACCATCAGCTCGTCGACCAACCGGATAAGACTAAGCCGCACTTGCTGCCCGTCGACCAATTCGAGCAGCAGATGAAGCTGCTTAAGGAACGGGGATTTCACGTCATCAGCATGGATGAATATGTTGACTTTATGACGGGAGGCGCCGCCATTCCGGATAATGCCGTGCTGCTTACCTTCGATGACGGCTATGAGACGTTCTATACGCACGCCTTTCCCATTTTGCAGAAATTCGGCTACACCGCCACGAACTTCGTCATTGTCGCCAGCATAGACAACCAGACGGGCAAGCCGAAGCTGTCCTGGGATCAAATGCGGGAAATGAAACAGGCCGGCATGAGCTTCTATAGCCATACATACAACTCCCATCGCCAGGGCCCAATCAATGCCACAGGCAAGGAGAAACCGATGCTGAGCCGCCATCTATACTTGAAGGACCAGGATCGAATCGAGACCGATGAGGAATATATCGGCCGCATTACCGGCGACCTGGCCACCGCCGAGAAGCGGCTCCGGGAAGAGCTGGGGAACACGCGCAGTATCGTCGCGTTCCCGTACGGAGCTTATAACCAAGATGTGCTCCGTGTTCTCGACACGCTGAATATTGAGCTCTCCTTCACTATCAAACCGGGAATGACCGGCCGGGAAGACCGCAACGCCTTCCGTTTCAATGCGGGAACGATCAAGCAGACGCCAGAGGAGCTGATCAAGCTGCTTAGCGAAGGCGGGTATACGAAGAAGAAGAAGGATAACGAGGTTCGTGTCCGGATCAACGGCAAAAATGTCAACTTTACAAAAAAGCAGCCGATACGGGAGGAGGGGGATATACTGATCCCGCTGCGCGAGCTGTGCAAAATGTATAGTATCGAAATCAACTGGAACAACTCGCAAAATACCGTTGCATTGAAAACCACCCCCGTGGCGGAGGATTCCCCTGCGGATCCCGGCAGTGATGGCGTCTCTTCCCCATGA
- a CDS encoding response regulator transcription factor, with translation MPKETILLVDDEKEIIELMEIYLKNEGYELLKAPNGLVALDLLQNHKVDLIILDVMMPKMDGIQACMKIREQNNTPIIMLSAKSQDIDKIAGLSIGADDYVTKPFNPLVLIARVKSQLRRYKQFNTARPADENEIQIDDLVINFATHSVTVDDMPVKLTPREFAILKLLAVNQGIVLSMEKIYQEVWNEPFMESKNTVMVHIRKIREKIEKDSQNPKFIKTVWGIGYKMESL, from the coding sequence ATGCCGAAAGAGACCATTCTATTGGTAGATGATGAAAAAGAAATTATTGAGCTTATGGAAATCTATTTAAAAAACGAAGGGTATGAGCTGCTAAAGGCGCCGAACGGACTGGTCGCGCTCGACTTGCTGCAGAACCATAAGGTCGATCTGATTATATTGGATGTCATGATGCCGAAGATGGACGGAATTCAGGCCTGCATGAAAATACGGGAGCAGAACAACACACCGATTATTATGCTCTCGGCCAAGAGCCAGGATATCGATAAAATTGCAGGCCTCAGTATCGGAGCGGACGATTACGTTACCAAGCCGTTCAATCCGCTTGTCCTCATTGCCCGCGTCAAGTCCCAGCTCCGCCGTTACAAGCAGTTCAATACGGCGCGCCCGGCGGACGAGAATGAGATCCAGATCGATGATCTCGTCATTAATTTTGCCACTCACTCGGTGACTGTGGATGATATGCCCGTGAAGCTGACTCCGCGGGAGTTCGCAATCCTGAAGCTGCTTGCCGTGAATCAGGGAATTGTATTGAGCATGGAGAAGATATATCAAGAGGTATGGAACGAACCGTTCATGGAATCCAAAAACACCGTCATGGTCCATATTCGTAAAATTCGCGAGAAAATCGAAAAAGACAGTCAAAATCCGAAATTTATTAAGACCGTATGGGGCATTGGCTACAAGATGGAGTCCCTGTAA